A single genomic interval of Lathyrus oleraceus cultivar Zhongwan6 chromosome 7, CAAS_Psat_ZW6_1.0, whole genome shotgun sequence harbors:
- the LOC127105161 gene encoding 60S ribosomal protein L35 → MARIKVYELRQKTKADLLNQLKDLKAELALLRVAKVTGGAPNKLSKIKVVRLSIAQVLTVISQKQKSALREAYKKKKYLPLDLRPKKTRAIRRRLTKNQQSLKTEREKKKEIYFPLRKYAIKV, encoded by the exons ATGG CTAGAATCAAGGTTTATGAGCTCCGGCAAAAAACGAAAGCAGATCTTCTGAATCAGTTGAAGGATCTCAAAGCAGAACTTGCTCTTCTCCGCGTCGCTAAAGTCACCGGTGGAGCCCCAAATAAGCTCTCCAAAAT AAAAGTTGTTCGGCTTTCAATAGCTCAGGTTTTGACTGTGATTTCACAGAAGCAAAAGTCGGCATTGAGGGAAGCTTATAAGAAGAAGAAATACTTGCCTTTGGATTTGCGTCCCAAGAAGACAAGAGCTATTAGAAGACGTCTCACCAAGAATCAG CAATCTTTGAAGACAGAGCGCGAGAAGAAGAAAGAAATCTATTTCCCATTGAGGAAATATGCAATTAAGGTTTAA